Proteins from a genomic interval of Kitasatospora herbaricolor:
- a CDS encoding thiamine pyrophosphate-dependent dehydrogenase E1 component subunit alpha: protein MTDRQLGSLESLEGRYRMLRLIRGFEQLALGLVKSGAITGGIHPYIGQEAVAVGVCAALRPQDRITSTHRGHGHVLAKGADPGRLLAELCGRVDGLNQGRGGSMHAADLSLGILGANGIVGAGAPIAVGAAWAARQAGEDRVAVSFFGDGALNQGVLLESLNLAAMWQLPVLFVCENNGYATTLPAATAVAGSGTGRAAGFGIPAVEVDGMDTEAVREATALAVRRAREGGGPAFLECRTYRFEGHHTMERRMKLRYRSPEEIEQWRARDPLERAAAALDGGRRAAIDTEVEAELAEAERFALASGHPDPAGACDHLYADGLRPRAGAVA from the coding sequence GTGACGGATCGTCAACTCGGCTCTCTGGAAAGCCTGGAGGGCCGCTATCGGATGCTGCGGCTGATCCGCGGCTTCGAGCAGCTGGCGCTCGGCCTGGTGAAGTCCGGGGCCATCACCGGCGGCATCCACCCGTACATCGGGCAGGAGGCGGTCGCGGTCGGCGTCTGCGCCGCGCTGCGCCCGCAGGACCGGATCACCAGCACCCACCGGGGCCACGGCCACGTGCTGGCCAAGGGCGCCGACCCGGGCCGGCTGCTCGCCGAACTGTGCGGACGGGTCGACGGGTTGAACCAGGGCCGGGGCGGATCCATGCACGCCGCCGACCTCTCGCTCGGCATCCTCGGCGCCAACGGCATCGTCGGCGCCGGCGCGCCGATCGCGGTCGGCGCCGCCTGGGCCGCCCGGCAGGCCGGGGAGGACCGGGTCGCGGTCAGCTTCTTCGGCGACGGCGCGCTCAACCAGGGCGTCCTGCTGGAGTCCCTCAACCTGGCCGCCATGTGGCAGCTGCCCGTCCTGTTCGTCTGCGAGAACAACGGCTACGCCACCACCCTGCCGGCCGCCACGGCGGTGGCCGGCAGCGGCACCGGCCGGGCCGCCGGCTTCGGGATCCCGGCCGTCGAGGTGGACGGCATGGACACCGAGGCCGTCCGGGAGGCGACCGCGCTGGCCGTGCGCCGGGCCCGGGAGGGCGGGGGCCCGGCCTTCCTGGAGTGCCGGACCTACCGCTTCGAGGGACACCACACCATGGAGCGCCGGATGAAGCTGCGCTACCGCTCCCCCGAGGAGATCGAGCAGTGGCGCGCCCGGGACCCGCTGGAGCGGGCGGCCGCCGCCCTGGACGGCGGCCGGCGCGCGGCGATCGACACCGAGGTGGAGGCGGAGCTGGCCGAGGCCGAACGGTTCGCGCTCGCCTCCGGCCACCCCGACCCCGCCGGCGCCTGCGACCACCTGTACGCCGACGGGCTTAGGCCCCGGGCGGGGGCGGTGGCATGA
- a CDS encoding alpha-ketoacid dehydrogenase subunit beta has protein sequence MSKLSYTKALNRALGDALAEDPAVFVLGEDIGAGLAGPTLGLLDRFGPGRVVDTPLSEQAFTGMAVGAALAGRRPVIEFQIPALLFLVFEQLVNQAHKFSLMTGGQTGVPLTCLVPGSGSRDGWAGQHSDHPYSLFAHAGVKTVVPATPTDAYGLLLSAVRDPDPVVVFAPAALLGVRENVTWELAPVPLGSARVHRTGTDVTVVAVGHLVHEALAVAEELAGEISVEVLDPRTLHPFDWAALAASLERTGRLVVIDDSNRSCGIGAEILATAAEEMRLIAPPRRITRPDGAVLPFALGLDRALQPGRDQLLHAVRSVVKNPWR, from the coding sequence ATGAGCAAGCTGTCGTACACCAAGGCGCTCAACCGGGCGCTGGGCGACGCCCTCGCCGAGGACCCGGCGGTCTTCGTGCTCGGCGAGGACATCGGCGCCGGCCTGGCCGGACCGACCCTCGGCCTGCTGGACCGCTTCGGGCCCGGCCGGGTGGTGGACACCCCGCTGTCCGAACAGGCCTTCACCGGCATGGCGGTCGGCGCCGCCCTGGCCGGTCGGCGGCCGGTGATCGAGTTCCAGATCCCCGCGCTGCTCTTCCTGGTCTTCGAGCAACTCGTCAACCAGGCCCATAAGTTCTCCCTGATGACGGGCGGCCAGACCGGTGTCCCGCTGACCTGCCTGGTGCCCGGCTCCGGATCCCGGGACGGCTGGGCCGGCCAGCACTCGGACCACCCGTACAGCCTGTTCGCGCACGCCGGGGTGAAGACCGTCGTCCCGGCCACCCCCACCGACGCCTACGGCCTGCTGCTGTCGGCGGTCCGGGACCCGGACCCGGTGGTGGTCTTCGCGCCGGCCGCCCTCCTCGGCGTCCGCGAGAACGTCACCTGGGAGCTGGCGCCCGTCCCGCTGGGATCGGCCCGGGTGCACCGCACGGGCACCGATGTCACGGTCGTCGCCGTGGGCCATCTGGTGCACGAGGCGCTCGCGGTGGCCGAGGAGCTCGCCGGCGAGATCTCGGTCGAGGTCCTCGACCCGCGCACCCTGCACCCCTTCGACTGGGCGGCGCTCGCCGCCTCGCTGGAGCGCACCGGCCGGCTGGTGGTGATCGACGACTCCAACCGCAGCTGCGGCATCGGCGCCGAGATCCTGGCCACCGCCGCCGAGGAGATGCGTCTGATCGCACCGCCGCGCCGGATCACCCGGCCGGACGGAGCCGTGCTGCCCTTCGCCCTGGGGCTCGACCGCGCCCTGCAGCCCGGCCGGGATCAACTCCTGCACGCGGTCAGGTCAGTTGTGAAGAATCCGTGGCGCTGA
- a CDS encoding DUF3050 domain-containing protein, which yields MSNNRYHWDRSHPGLSGLQQAIEPLRREVVEHTVYSGLDSLDRVRVFLDRHVFAVWDFMSLLKSLQRELTSVDVPWVPSGPTASRRLINEIVLVEESDELGEGFISHFELYVDGMRQAGADPAPVETFLELLRSGTAVPEALRAAGVPQAAVDFTSTTWDIIENAPVHCRAAAFAFGREDLIPDMFAQVIKIDDTDGVLTTFKDYLARHIEVDGEQHTPMAMQMLIDLCGDDTAKWEACAETVRTALRARVQLWTAIEAAFAG from the coding sequence ATGTCCAACAACCGCTACCACTGGGACCGTTCGCACCCCGGCCTGTCCGGTCTGCAGCAGGCCATCGAGCCGCTGCGCCGCGAGGTCGTCGAGCACACCGTCTACAGCGGGCTCGACAGCCTCGACCGCGTCCGGGTCTTCCTGGACCGCCACGTCTTCGCCGTCTGGGACTTCATGTCGCTGCTGAAGAGCCTGCAGCGCGAACTGACCAGCGTGGATGTGCCGTGGGTGCCGTCCGGCCCGACCGCCAGCCGCCGCCTGATCAACGAGATCGTGCTCGTGGAGGAGAGCGACGAACTCGGCGAGGGCTTCATCAGCCACTTCGAGCTGTACGTCGACGGCATGCGGCAGGCCGGCGCCGACCCGGCACCGGTCGAGACCTTCCTGGAGCTGCTGCGCTCCGGCACCGCCGTGCCCGAGGCACTGCGGGCGGCCGGGGTTCCGCAGGCCGCCGTGGACTTCACCAGCACCACCTGGGACATCATCGAGAACGCGCCCGTGCACTGCCGGGCGGCCGCCTTCGCGTTCGGCCGGGAGGACCTCATCCCGGACATGTTCGCCCAGGTCATCAAGATCGACGACACCGACGGCGTCCTGACCACCTTCAAGGACTACCTGGCCCGCCACATCGAGGTGGACGGCGAGCAGCACACACCGATGGCGATGCAGATGCTGATCGACCTCTGCGGCGACGACACCGCCAAGTGGGAGGCCTGCGCCGAGACCGTCCGCACCGCGCTGCGGGCCCGGGTGCAGCTCTGGACGGCGATCGAGGCGGCCTTCGCGGGCTGA
- a CDS encoding pectate lyase family protein → MRRPVALRLSAALATTALVATTGVLVAMPSASAAATGSATGYASQNGGTTGGAGGQTVRATTGTAIHAALCGRASASTPIVIEVEGTINHANTDKVSGASCNTAAGVIELKQISNVTIVGVGSGAVFDQLGIHIRQSSNIIIQNVTVRNVKKSGSPTSNGGDAIGMETDVRNVWVDHASLEASGGESAGFDGLFDMKDNTQYVTLSYSTLRNSGRGGLIGSSETELSNSFITFHHNLYENIDSRAPLLRGGTAHIYNNYYVKLNESGINSRAGAHARVDNNYFKDSKDVLGTFYTSAAGYWQVAGNIFDNVTWSSPGTDTNPAGPDVKSTTTVGIPYSFSLDPASCVPDVVTRTAGAGKGLQVSNGTCTPQTPSPSPTTPSSTPTATPTTPTSTPTRPGGTNLSIGAGADGSDKAAGTSYGNVKDGNLSTFWSPAGSTGSVSVKWSSAIAVASINIREAAGSAGSIGSWRVLNGDTGAVLTSGSGAGAIAVPRTSLSKITFEITSSTGTPKVAEFETYAG, encoded by the coding sequence ATGAGACGACCAGTCGCCCTGCGGCTCAGCGCGGCACTCGCCACAACGGCCCTGGTGGCCACGACCGGTGTCCTGGTGGCGATGCCCTCGGCATCGGCCGCGGCGACCGGCAGCGCCACCGGCTACGCGTCCCAGAACGGTGGGACCACCGGCGGCGCGGGCGGACAGACCGTACGTGCCACCACCGGGACCGCGATCCACGCGGCTCTGTGCGGCCGGGCCAGTGCCAGCACCCCGATCGTCATCGAGGTCGAGGGCACCATCAACCACGCGAACACCGACAAGGTGTCGGGCGCCTCCTGCAACACGGCCGCGGGCGTCATCGAGCTCAAGCAGATCAGCAACGTCACGATCGTCGGCGTCGGCAGCGGCGCCGTTTTCGACCAACTGGGCATCCACATCCGCCAGTCCAGCAACATCATCATCCAGAACGTGACCGTCAGGAACGTCAAGAAGTCGGGCTCGCCGACCTCCAACGGTGGTGACGCCATCGGCATGGAGACCGACGTGCGCAACGTCTGGGTCGACCACGCCAGCCTGGAGGCTTCGGGCGGGGAGTCGGCAGGGTTCGACGGGCTCTTCGACATGAAGGACAACACCCAGTACGTGACGCTGTCCTACAGCACCCTGCGCAACTCCGGCCGCGGGGGCCTCATCGGGTCCAGCGAGACCGAGCTCTCGAACAGCTTCATCACCTTCCACCACAACCTGTACGAGAACATCGACTCCCGCGCGCCCCTGCTGCGCGGCGGCACCGCCCACATCTACAACAACTACTACGTGAAGCTCAACGAGTCCGGGATCAACTCCCGGGCCGGGGCCCACGCCAGGGTGGACAACAACTACTTCAAGGACTCCAAGGACGTCCTGGGCACCTTCTACACCAGCGCGGCCGGCTACTGGCAGGTCGCCGGCAACATCTTCGACAACGTGACCTGGTCCAGCCCCGGCACCGACACCAACCCCGCCGGGCCCGACGTGAAGTCCACCACCACCGTCGGCATCCCCTACTCCTTCAGCCTCGATCCGGCCTCCTGCGTGCCGGACGTCGTGACCCGGACGGCAGGGGCCGGCAAGGGACTGCAGGTGTCGAACGGCACCTGCACGCCGCAGACACCGTCACCGAGCCCGACCACCCCCAGCTCCACCCCCACCGCCACCCCCACCACGCCGACCTCCACCCCGACCCGGCCCGGCGGGACGAACCTCAGCATCGGCGCCGGTGCCGACGGCTCCGACAAGGCCGCCGGGACGAGCTACGGCAACGTGAAGGACGGCAACCTGAGCACCTTCTGGTCACCGGCCGGCTCCACCGGGTCCGTCTCGGTCAAGTGGTCCTCCGCCATCGCCGTGGCAAGCATCAACATCCGGGAGGCGGCCGGCTCGGCGGGCAGCATCGGATCCTGGCGGGTCCTCAACGGTGACACCGGCGCCGTCCTGACGTCCGGCAGCGGTGCGGGAGCCATCGCCGTCCCCCGCACCTCGCTGAGCAAGATCACCTTCGAGATCACCAGCTCGACCGGAACGCCAAAGGTCGCCGAGTTCGAGACCTACGCAGGTTAG
- a CDS encoding acyltransferase has product MSAWPQLRESRTVRAGRAPGTVVRCGLVDTMLADLSVSVVYFFERPLDEDHLTTGLAHALERLPVFGGRLRTVDGRLEIVCDDSGVPVDSYDLDETLAEAMGRVTMPTARLVDPVEASAGRAGGLPLFTVRISRLAGGGTALGCSWHHAVGDVQTFMLLMRTWSAAVEGAELPPAELVQDQDAFLDEVLPAEDCGRPGFRLPGPEEAELLGREVAGALRANRTVQVYFGQAEVDRMRQELSAQAGRRLSSGDVLCAHMVSSVRELDADAEVRWLTVPVNVRRPLGLSAGLVGNLLSEIHLPWAPKEGKVALAEALRAAVEEFTAEHLNLRSNLRFLESIGRARFADCVPLGFDPERRRFTFSNWSRFGAYEVGFGGQRPVFFSPAANLPLPWVSWMVEGFEGSGYLFTVVLPAKLAGRLRGAEGRTVLHRFRDPADVLPAAAASVPKVL; this is encoded by the coding sequence ATGAGCGCCTGGCCGCAGCTGCGTGAGTCCCGTACCGTCCGCGCCGGCCGGGCACCGGGCACGGTGGTGCGCTGCGGGCTGGTGGACACCATGCTGGCCGACCTCTCGGTCTCGGTGGTGTACTTCTTCGAACGGCCGCTGGACGAGGACCACCTCACCACCGGGCTGGCCCACGCCCTGGAGCGGCTGCCGGTGTTCGGCGGCCGGCTGCGGACGGTCGACGGCCGCCTGGAGATCGTCTGCGACGACTCCGGTGTACCGGTGGACAGTTACGACCTGGACGAGACGCTCGCCGAGGCGATGGGCCGGGTCACCATGCCCACCGCGCGGCTGGTGGACCCGGTCGAGGCCTCGGCCGGCCGGGCCGGCGGCCTGCCGCTGTTCACCGTCCGGATCAGCCGTCTGGCGGGCGGGGGCACCGCGCTGGGCTGCTCCTGGCACCACGCGGTCGGCGACGTGCAGACCTTCATGCTGCTGATGCGGACCTGGTCCGCGGCGGTCGAGGGCGCGGAACTCCCGCCGGCCGAACTCGTCCAGGACCAGGACGCCTTCCTCGACGAGGTGCTGCCGGCCGAGGACTGCGGACGCCCGGGATTCCGCCTGCCCGGCCCGGAGGAGGCCGAGCTGCTGGGCCGGGAGGTGGCCGGCGCGCTGCGGGCCAACCGGACCGTCCAGGTGTACTTCGGCCAGGCCGAGGTGGACCGGATGCGTCAGGAGCTCAGTGCGCAGGCCGGCCGCAGGCTCTCCTCCGGCGACGTGCTCTGTGCCCATATGGTCTCCTCGGTACGGGAGTTGGACGCCGACGCGGAGGTCAGGTGGTTGACCGTGCCGGTCAACGTCCGGCGTCCGCTGGGGCTGTCCGCCGGCCTGGTGGGCAACCTGCTGAGCGAGATCCACCTGCCCTGGGCACCGAAGGAGGGCAAGGTCGCGCTCGCGGAGGCGCTCCGGGCGGCGGTGGAGGAGTTCACCGCCGAGCACCTCAACCTGCGCTCCAACCTCCGGTTCCTGGAGTCGATCGGACGTGCGCGGTTCGCCGACTGCGTGCCGCTCGGGTTCGACCCGGAGCGGCGCAGGTTCACCTTCTCCAACTGGAGCCGGTTCGGCGCGTACGAGGTCGGGTTCGGCGGACAGCGCCCGGTGTTCTTCAGCCCGGCGGCCAACCTCCCGCTGCCCTGGGTGTCCTGGATGGTGGAGGGCTTCGAGGGCAGCGGGTACCTCTTCACCGTCGTGCTGCCCGCCAAGCTGGCCGGGCGCCTGCGCGGGGCGGAGGGCCGGACCGTGCTGCACCGGTTCCGCGATCCGGCCGACGTGCTACCCGCGGCAGCCGCATCCGTTCCCAAGGTGCTCTGA
- a CDS encoding winged helix-turn-helix domain-containing protein, with amino-acid sequence MADDRPADRTPAEESGADPDTRLHDEHGHLVLRSPEQFKALGHPLRHRVVNLLRHRPATLRQLAEALGMSKGTIGHHVRVLREAGLLRLAETRHVRGGTEQYFALVGRGFRLHRDAEVGAEFLVNAALGEMLPGGPGQASHTVLRHLWLTDAEAHALEARLRATADEPHPSEPGRGEAYGLLVSLFRADVPSLPPDDGR; translated from the coding sequence ATGGCAGACGACCGGCCCGCGGACCGCACACCCGCCGAGGAGAGCGGCGCCGACCCGGACACGCGGCTCCACGACGAGCACGGCCACCTCGTGCTGCGCTCACCCGAACAGTTCAAGGCCCTCGGACACCCGCTGCGGCACCGCGTGGTCAACCTGCTGCGCCATCGCCCCGCGACCCTGCGCCAGCTCGCCGAGGCGCTGGGCATGAGCAAGGGCACCATCGGCCACCACGTCCGCGTGCTGCGCGAGGCCGGCCTGCTCCGGCTGGCCGAGACCCGCCACGTGCGCGGCGGCACCGAGCAGTACTTCGCGCTGGTCGGCCGGGGCTTCAGGCTGCACCGGGACGCGGAGGTCGGCGCGGAGTTCCTGGTGAACGCCGCGCTCGGCGAGATGCTGCCGGGCGGCCCCGGCCAGGCCTCGCACACCGTGCTGCGCCACCTCTGGCTCACCGACGCCGAGGCGCACGCGCTGGAGGCCCGGCTGCGCGCGACGGCCGACGAGCCGCACCCCTCGGAGCCGGGGCGGGGTGAGGCGTACGGGCTGCTGGTCAGTCTGTTCCGCGCCGACGTGCCCAGCCTGCCGCCGGACGACGGGCGCTGA
- a CDS encoding O-methyltransferase codes for MAAILATCLGDFKEQVSPDEGALLAMLTRLTGARFAVEVGVFTGYSALCIARGLADGGRLLACDVSEEWAAVGRPYWERAGVADRIDLRIAPALDTLRSLGPDPVVDIAFVDADKENHPAYYEEIVRRLRPGGLVVLDNVFLGGRVLDPAYQEPHHVAMRRLNELIAADERVDAVMLPVRDGVTVARRR; via the coding sequence GTGGCGGCGATTCTCGCCACTTGCCTCGGAGACTTCAAGGAGCAGGTCTCCCCCGACGAGGGCGCGCTGCTCGCCATGCTGACCCGGCTGACCGGCGCCCGCTTCGCGGTCGAGGTCGGGGTCTTCACCGGCTACTCGGCCCTCTGCATCGCCCGCGGCCTGGCCGACGGCGGCCGGCTGCTCGCCTGCGACGTCAGCGAGGAGTGGGCCGCCGTCGGCCGGCCGTACTGGGAGCGTGCGGGCGTCGCCGACCGGATCGACCTGCGGATCGCCCCCGCGCTTGACACGCTGCGCTCGCTCGGCCCCGATCCGGTCGTCGACATCGCGTTCGTCGACGCCGACAAGGAGAACCACCCGGCGTACTACGAGGAGATCGTGCGCCGGCTGCGTCCCGGCGGGCTGGTGGTGCTCGACAACGTATTCCTCGGCGGCCGGGTGCTGGATCCCGCGTACCAGGAGCCGCACCACGTGGCGATGCGCCGGCTGAACGAGCTGATCGCGGCCGACGAGCGGGTGGACGCGGTGATGCTGCCGGTCCGCGACGGGGTGACGGTCGCCCGGCGGCGCTGA
- a CDS encoding CehA/McbA family metallohydrolase, producing the protein MTNERVRDGSGDGPAIDRRALLRAGALAGAVTLAAGVNAGGAAAEPGGAPPVGEGPPGGESTVVLTGRLETGAPDFVYLPLDVPARVREIAVAYSYDRPPVPAGTPGNSCDIGIFDERGTGLGGQGFRGWSGGFRTSFAISRTEATPGYLPGPVRPGRWHVVLGPYQVAPQGLEYRVEVTLRFGEPGPEFKPAYPPERARGRGRAWYRGDCHLHTVHSDGRRQPAEVAAAARAAGLDFIVSTDHNTPSAHGSWGPLAGPDLLVITGEEVTTRNGHWLALGLPAGRFVDWRYRARDEAFPRLARQVRRDGGLVVPAHPYCPYVGCQWKFGYQDADAVEVWNGPWTYDDESAVDSWDSALAEALRQGRPWLPAVGNSDAHSAPQVVGSPHNVVLAQDLTRDDVLDGIRAGRSWIAESAAVRLEFTATGAGRQAGVGERLAVPADVPVDVRLTVSGVPGGTVRFLTDEGQLHQESLPADGSGTVVWRTTASLAGYVRAEVRHPRADGTPGRGNSMGPELPWGPMAALTNPVFLGAPPRDG; encoded by the coding sequence ATGACGAACGAACGGGTACGGGACGGATCCGGGGACGGGCCGGCGATCGACCGCCGGGCCCTGCTCCGGGCGGGTGCGCTGGCCGGCGCGGTCACCCTGGCCGCGGGAGTGAACGCCGGCGGGGCCGCGGCGGAGCCGGGCGGTGCCCCGCCGGTGGGCGAGGGGCCGCCCGGCGGCGAATCGACCGTCGTGCTGACCGGCCGGCTGGAGACCGGCGCCCCGGACTTCGTGTACCTGCCCCTCGACGTCCCGGCCCGGGTGCGGGAGATCGCCGTCGCGTACTCCTACGACCGGCCGCCCGTCCCGGCCGGGACGCCCGGGAACTCCTGCGACATCGGGATCTTCGACGAGCGCGGCACCGGACTCGGCGGCCAGGGGTTCCGGGGGTGGTCCGGCGGGTTCCGGACGTCCTTCGCGATCAGCCGCACCGAGGCCACCCCCGGCTACCTGCCGGGCCCGGTGCGGCCGGGGCGCTGGCACGTCGTGCTCGGCCCGTACCAGGTGGCGCCGCAGGGGCTGGAGTACCGGGTCGAGGTGACCCTGCGGTTCGGCGAGCCGGGGCCGGAGTTCAAGCCGGCCTATCCGCCGGAGCGGGCCCGCGGCCGCGGCCGCGCCTGGTACCGGGGTGACTGCCACCTGCACACGGTGCACTCCGACGGACGGCGGCAGCCCGCCGAGGTGGCGGCCGCCGCGCGCGCGGCCGGGCTGGACTTCATCGTCTCGACGGACCACAACACGCCCTCCGCGCACGGCAGCTGGGGGCCGCTGGCCGGCCCCGACCTGTTGGTGATCACGGGCGAGGAGGTCACCACCCGCAACGGGCACTGGCTGGCGCTGGGCCTGCCGGCCGGCCGCTTCGTGGACTGGCGCTACCGGGCCCGCGACGAGGCCTTCCCGCGGCTCGCCCGGCAGGTCAGGCGGGACGGCGGCCTGGTGGTGCCGGCGCACCCGTACTGCCCGTACGTGGGCTGCCAGTGGAAGTTCGGCTACCAGGACGCGGACGCCGTCGAAGTCTGGAACGGCCCGTGGACGTACGACGACGAGTCGGCCGTCGACAGCTGGGACTCCGCGCTGGCCGAGGCCCTGCGGCAGGGCCGGCCGTGGCTGCCGGCCGTCGGCAACAGCGACGCGCACAGCGCGCCGCAGGTCGTCGGCTCCCCGCACAACGTGGTGCTGGCGCAGGATCTGACCCGGGACGACGTGCTCGACGGGATCCGGGCCGGCCGCAGCTGGATCGCCGAATCCGCCGCCGTCCGCCTGGAGTTCACCGCGACCGGGGCCGGCCGGCAGGCGGGCGTCGGGGAGCGGCTCGCGGTGCCGGCGGACGTACCGGTGGACGTTCGCCTCACGGTGTCGGGGGTGCCGGGCGGAACGGTGCGATTCCTCACCGACGAGGGGCAGTTGCACCAGGAGTCGCTGCCGGCCGACGGCTCGGGCACGGTCGTCTGGCGCACCACGGCCTCGCTGGCCGGGTACGTCCGCGCGGAGGTCCGGCACCCCAGGGCCGACGGCACGCCCGGGCGGGGCAACAGCATGGGCCCCGAACTGCCCTGGGGCCCGATGGCGGCGCTCACCAACCCGGTCTTCCTCGGGGCCCCGCCGCGGGACGGTTGA